The Nitrospirota bacterium sequence GGCCGTGCGATCCCGATCCAACGCCGAGATGATATTTCGGCCTGGGCAACCGGAGTTCCCTGAAAAAGATGGCGGACATTTCGTAATCGTAGTGTTGGCCGGTATGGATCAGGATTTCTCGGATCTTTCGCCGGCGGCTCTTGTTGTGGGCGGCGATGGCCCGCGATACGGCTGCCGCCTTGATGAAATTGGGCCGCGCCCCCACGACGGTGGCGATTTTCAAGGATCTTACTTCGTGTCGGCGATCAGCCATCAGCGGTCAGCGATCAGCTTCCGGACAAGGCAGGAAAGGGAGTTTCTACCTGTTGCCCGTGTTCGTAACCTGAAGTCCATGCTTCTTGTACACTTTCCGGCACCTTGAACATCGAGCCCGATTCCTGGCGAATCGGAGGGACTCTCCGCAGATACAGCGCCAGCCGGAGATCCGGCTTGGTATGCCTGTCATCTGGGCGTAGTCAGGCACCTCCTTCGTAACCACGGCTCCGGCACCCACGAAAGCGTAGCGGCCGATGGTTACGCCGCATAGGAGCGTCGCGTTCGCCCCGAGCGTCGCTCCCCGCTTCACGCGAGTCGCGCGGAACTCGCTTTTTCTCTCGATCTCGCTCCGCGGATTGACCACGTTCGTAAAGACCACGGAGGGGCCGCAGAAAACGAAGTCCTCCAATTCGACCCCCTCATACACGGAAACGTTGTTCTGTATCTTGACCCCGTTCCCGATCCTTACGCCTTTGCCGACGAATACATTCTGTCCGAGGATGCAGTTCTCACCGATCCGTGCACCTTGCATCACATGGCTGAAATGCCAGATGCGCGTTCCCTTGTCTATCTCGCAGGACTGATCGATCACAGCCGAGGGATGAGCGTAGAACGCCGCCCGGCTCATGCGGTTGCCTCTATGGGGAGACGGACCGGCTCGCCATGGGTGATGAGGGATCGCTGGGCGGCTTGAAGGACGCGCAGGACGCGAAGTCCGCTCGCGCCGTCCGTTAGCGGAGGTTTCCCCGACTCCATCGCGGAAAGGAATGCCTTGCACTCGATCCGCAACGGCTCGTCGGCCGCGAAGGGGATCTCCTCTCCCCGACCGTCCACGGGCATCGGAACGCCATCCTTCACTTCC is a genomic window containing:
- a CDS encoding N-acetyltransferase, whose translation is MSRAAFYAHPSAVIDQSCEIDKGTRIWHFSHVMQGARIGENCILGQNVFVGKGVRIGNGVKIQNNVSVYEGVELEDFVFCGPSVVFTNVVNPRSEIERKSEFRATRVKRGATLGANATLLCGVTIGRYAFVGAGAVVTKEVPDYAQMTGIPSRISGWRCICGESLRFARNRARCSRCRKVYKKHGLQVTNTGNR